Below is a window of Microvirga mediterraneensis DNA.
CCGAGATTGCCTCATCGGTCATGGCAAAGCAGCCGCTCGACGAGCACGAGCCATGCACCATCAGGTGGGAGCCCGTGCGGCCGTGGGCACGGTCGTATTCGTTCGGATAGCCGAGGTTGAACGAGAGATACAGGCTGGAGTTCGGGTTCATCTGACCCGGCGTGACGGTGTAGAAGCCCTCCGGCGCCTGGCGGTCGCCTTCGCGGATCTTCGGCCCGAGTTGGCCCGACCAGCGGCACATCGGGTAGGTCTTGAGGAGCGCGTACTTGCCGTCACGGCCACGTTTCCAAACCTCGATCTCGGATTCCTTCTTGAAAGACCGCATGAGGATCGGATCGTTCTGCGACATCCCCTTGCTGGCCATCAGCGCCATGGTGGCCGATGGGATCGGCGCGAGGTGCTTCGTCGAACTCGTGGAGCCGTCGCCCTGGCAGGCGGCGAGCGCGAGCACGAGGCCCGCAACCATTGCGATACGCTTCATCATGGGGGACCCCGCGTTTCTGATCTGGTTCGACGATGTGCCGAACAGTTCCCCGATTTCTTTAATTCGATAGCTTTAACTCTGTCTTACCGCAAGAACCCCGGCTTGCCGCCGGCACGGCACATTGGAGGTAAATGTGGCCCTAAGTCGCCACGAGGTGCTTCGACGGCACAAGTCTGATCTGCCCGATGCCGAACGAAAACGCGTGATTCCAAGGCATTTGATGGGGCAGATCGACGATTGCCGTATCCTCGCAATAATGTCGGTAGCCTTGGCGAAGGGGCATCAAGAACGATTATGAAAATGACCGGCTGCGAGCCTCGCGTCTAGGATCGACTGGTCGAGCAAATGTGATTTCTCGAGGCAGCGGACGGTGTGCTGAGTAGAGGAATGAACCGTCGTTTGAAAACATGGGCCGGTGTCCTGTCACTGATCGCCACTCTCTCGACGGGTCGGGCTGTCGCGACACCAGAGCCGCGCGCTGTCCTCGAGCTCTTCGTGAGCCAAGGGTGCTCCGCATGCCGCCCAGCAAACCAACTGATGAGTGAATGGGTTCGGGACGAGAGCCTTATCGTGCTGAGTCTTCCCGTCACCTATTGGGATTATCTCGGATGGAAAGATACATTCGCGGATCCAATCTTTACGGCACGACAGAAAGGGTATGCTGCCGCTCGAAGGGACCGCAAAGTCTATACACCCCAGATGGTGATCAACGGCGTCCAGTCTGGTATTGGTTCGGAACGCAAGGAAATCTTACGTTCACTTGATGAAGCGACCGCCATCCACGCCACGCTCCCTATTCCTATTCGTGTGGCAGAGGAGAATGGCCTGATCATCATCGATGTCGCATCGGGTTTCGGGGAGGCTGGCGTGTGGTTGTTGCCTGTGCGCAGACGCAGCCAGGTGGCAATTCAACGCGGTGAGAACGCCGGGTACACGGAAGCTTATACGAACATTGCGCGCGGCTTGTATTTTCTCGGTTCCTGGTCTGGCCAACCCGCCCGTTTTCAGGTGCCGCTCGAAGCCGTTCAGACGCAAGATGCCGACTCCTATGTTGTCTTGCTTCAAAAGGAAGACGGGAGGCCACGACACATCCTCGGTGCAGCCAAAGGACCCGACCGATAGCGGACAGACAGGCGACGAGCGATCTGTTCTGCCAACCTCGCCTCATCGAACTGGCTGATCTAAGGGAAGACTAAGTCTGGATCATGCATTGGGCGCTCAGGTCTGCAGATCAGCGGCCCGCGCTGACACAACAAGCCTCATTCCGCCTGATCACGTTGGCGGCTTCGCATCTCTCCCTTGCTCGGCCACGAGCGGGTTCCTGTTCAGCACAACAACAGGTGTTCCCACCGGAACACGATTGAACAGATCGATGATATCTTGATTGAACAGACGGATACATCCGCTGGAAACCGCCTGTCCGATCGACCACGGCTCGGTCGTTCCATGAAGCCGGTACAGCGTGTCCTTACCGTCTTCATAGAGGTAAAGCGCTCGGGCCCCGAGGGGATTTTGCAGCCCCCCTGGCATTCCTCCCGCCCAACGGGCATTCCGCTCCGGCTCCCGGCGGATCATATCTGGGGTGGGTGTCCAGCTTGGCCACGCGGCCTTCCGGCCGATTCTGGCTCGACCGCTCCAAGCGAGTCCTTCCTTCCCAACACCGATGCCGTAACGGATCGCGCGTCCATTCTCTCTCACAAGATAGAGGTAGCGGCTTGACGTATCGACCACGATTGTTCCCGGCTGCTCAGGGCCATTGTAGGCGACCTCGCGTCGAAGAAACCTCGGATCGACTTCCGAAATATCTGTTGCAGGAAGCGGGAACCGCTCGTCAGGTCGCGGTCCATACATCTTTATGTATTCGGCGTCAGGAAGCGGGCGTGTAGGTTGCACAGATGTTTGCTCGACGGAAACACAGCCAGCCAGCGAAATGGAAAAGACAAGAATCGTAGGGCGCATAATAAAGCGCTTCGCACAATCAAGCGCGGAACGGAGCACAGGCATCGGAAGACCTTGGTTCGCTTTGTTAAAGCTGAGCTATCGATTTATTCCTAACGCTCGATAAACAGCAAAGGTTCAGGGGCCGATATTGCGCCAGACCGCCTCGTGAGTTGGCAAGATGAAGCGTACCTGGTTTTGGCACACGGAGCTCAACCTGCTTCAAAATGCAGAAGAAATGAGCGGCCTGCATGCACGGCAGCAGAGTCCGCAGGTAACAGACTTGTGATCAAAGAGCCCTTCCGGCGTGCCGTTGCCGAGAGCCGACGAACGCTCGACCTCGCCCCTGGTGCCATCTCAATGATGGTCATGGCTACAATGAGTGTGATCCGCCAAAACCTCGATGACCCTGCATTCACAGATCCGACCGTGCTGACATTCCTCGACCATTCGGGCGAGTTCGTGGCGCAGGGCGCCAAGCTGTGCCAACCGCCGATCAACTGCTTCCAAATTCCGGCGTGCGATCGAATCTGCCTCGTGACACGGCTGGTTTGGCCGAGCAGCCAAGTCGAGAAGTTCGCGGATATCCTCTACGCCAAAGCCGAGTTCACGCGCATGACGGATGAAGTTGAGCCTTTTGACCTCATTCTCCGGGTATCGCCTTTGCTGCCCCTCCGTCCGCACAGGCTCTGGCAGTAGCCCGATCTGCTCGTAGTACCGGATGGTGGGCACCTTCACTTGAGTGCGCCGAGACAATTCACCGATCGTCAGATCCATCGAAACGCCTCTTGAATCTTATAGCTCTTGCAGAGCTCTCACGGTCGCTAGATAAAGCCACATCCCGACTTGTACAACTCACCAGGAGGGCCTGGATGAAGTGCCAGGTCAAGCTGGTCTTGAGGCGCAAGGCATGCTGTCGGCGCAGCCAACTGCGACAGCATGTCCAAAGATCTCGATCATCAAAGTGAGAATCGGGCTTGAACCTCTAGCAGCTTGAGGTGCTAAGGCGAAGGAGTGAGACAGAAGCTTACTGGTTGAACGAGCCGCGCCATGTTTGCAAATTGCCAAAGCCTGCCAGCTCTTGCCTATGGTTCTGTTGAGCCTGCTGTGAATTCATTCGCAGAGGGGCGATGGCCGGCGGAAACCGCTCTCCTGAAGCTTGGGACTGCACCCGGTACGAACAATCCGGGCGGTCAAATAACACACTTCATCCCCAGCGCTTTCGGGACAGTGCAGGCCCGTCGAGACAAGCGTAAGGCAACGCATCAGGAATGGGCGCCGCAGGATGATGCCCAAGACACTGCGCAGGCGGGGCTGCTTCCGTTTGATCAGTATTGCCCTCATGAGTGGTTATCAGAGTTACGTATCGTGACGATGAGCATTCCAACATCAGAAAGACTACGCCAAGCGGGTCCGCTTCCGACCAGTGGGCTCAGGCGAACATCGCCGCGTCTGTTGCAGTTTGCTGGTGGAGAGGTGTCATGAGCTTTTGGAAGCAGGCCATGACGTTCGCCATGTTATTGGCGATTGCCCCTACCCTCGGCTGCACTCCGGTGTCTGCAAATGAACTTCCTGAACGCCTCCAAGCTCATGAAGCACCGCGACCCGTGCCAGCCGTCGCGTTCAAGGGACAGCGCGACGAAGACCTGACCCTGGCCAGCTTCCGCGGCAGGTTCGTTGTGCTGAATATCTGGGCTACCTGGTGCGTGCCGTGTCGTAAAGAAATGCCAACTTTGGACCGTCTACAGAGCCGCTTTGACAAAAAAGACGTTGTGGTCGTTGCGCTCTCCCTAGACCGCAAGGGCAGCGAGGTGGTCGATAAGTTCTTTCGCGAGATTGGCGTCGAGCACCTTGTGCCTTACCTGGACCCGAGTGGCCGGGCATTGCGTGAGCTCGGACTTGTCGGATTGCCGGGCACCCTTCTCATCGATCGAAATGGCCAGGAGATTGGCCGCCTCCTTGGTGAGGCGGATTGGAGTAGTCAAACGATGGTAGAGTTCATCAAGGCCAAAGCTGGTGCTGCTACGCAGCCTTAGGAACCTGAATTTTCCCCAAGGGCGGTACCTGTCGTCAGCGGTTGGCCGTGGTCGTTGGCGAAGTCGCGATGCCTCCAAGAGAGGCCCAGGCTGCGGCGTCCGCGCTTTCAATCTTGATATAAGTATAGCCGGTCTGCGACCACGGCAGCACGGCATTTTTCTTGTTGTCGAGTACGAAGTCGCCACGATCCGTCCGGACGAGCATGACAGCATGTCCTGCCCCGGTCTCGTCAATGACAACGGCCATACGCATTGCACGCCGAGGCCAACCCTGCAGCACCAATTCCTTACGTTTGACGAGTTGGTAATCCTCGCAGTCGCCGTATCCATCCTCTGCGAAGTCCCAACGGTCTGCTTTCCCCCAATGATCGTCGTCCGTTTTGGCCTTGATGGTTTGGTTCACACGCCTGTTGGTGGAGGTCAGGGTACTCCAGAGCTGCGGAGTAAGAGTGACGGTGCGTGGCTCCTTCATGTCGACGGTGCATTCGCTTGGCATACGATCGCAGAACTCCGTCCAAGCGACCGTTGGATTAGCTGCTCCCTGCGCTTGCAGCGAGCTTGTCTGCACTGGAGTGAAGGTCTGAGCTTCTGCTGTTCCCGAGCCAATTGCAATCAGCCCGCCGATAACCACAGAATAGAGTCGATTGCGGGTGACCCCGCACACCGTGTGACGCTGATAGAAAGCCTGAACCATTGCCCCGCCGCCCTTTGATTGTTGAATCAATCAATGACAAGGGGCCGAGGTCGGCGCAAGATGATAGTTAAACATGAGTTAACGCGCCGCACCTATCTTGGTTCCGGAGAGTGCAATGCGAAAGAAGCAACATCAGAGCCCGCCGGACAATCTCCTCAGGTTACAAAAGCGGCGGAGCGTCGCCTTGGGCCTCACCTTGTTCGTGACTGCCGTGATCGTCTATGCGATCTCGTTTATTAAAACGCGCGAGCTGGAAGAGCAGCGACATC
It encodes the following:
- a CDS encoding MerR family transcriptional regulator — protein: MDLTIGELSRRTQVKVPTIRYYEQIGLLPEPVRTEGQQRRYPENEVKRLNFIRHARELGFGVEDIRELLDLAARPNQPCHEADSIARRNLEAVDRRLAQLGALRHELARMVEECQHGRICECRVIEVLADHTHCSHDHH
- a CDS encoding DUF1223 domain-containing protein translates to MNRRLKTWAGVLSLIATLSTGRAVATPEPRAVLELFVSQGCSACRPANQLMSEWVRDESLIVLSLPVTYWDYLGWKDTFADPIFTARQKGYAAARRDRKVYTPQMVINGVQSGIGSERKEILRSLDEATAIHATLPIPIRVAEENGLIIIDVASGFGEAGVWLLPVRRRSQVAIQRGENAGYTEAYTNIARGLYFLGSWSGQPARFQVPLEAVQTQDADSYVVLLQKEDGRPRHILGAAKGPDR
- a CDS encoding L,D-transpeptidase; the protein is MRPTILVFSISLAGCVSVEQTSVQPTRPLPDAEYIKMYGPRPDERFPLPATDISEVDPRFLRREVAYNGPEQPGTIVVDTSSRYLYLVRENGRAIRYGIGVGKEGLAWSGRARIGRKAAWPSWTPTPDMIRREPERNARWAGGMPGGLQNPLGARALYLYEDGKDTLYRLHGTTEPWSIGQAVSSGCIRLFNQDIIDLFNRVPVGTPVVVLNRNPLVAEQGRDAKPPT
- a CDS encoding transglutaminase-like cysteine peptidase, coding for MVQAFYQRHTVCGVTRNRLYSVVIGGLIAIGSGTAEAQTFTPVQTSSLQAQGAANPTVAWTEFCDRMPSECTVDMKEPRTVTLTPQLWSTLTSTNRRVNQTIKAKTDDDHWGKADRWDFAEDGYGDCEDYQLVKRKELVLQGWPRRAMRMAVVIDETGAGHAVMLVRTDRGDFVLDNKKNAVLPWSQTGYTYIKIESADAAAWASLGGIATSPTTTANR
- a CDS encoding TlpA family protein disulfide reductase, with amino-acid sequence MSFWKQAMTFAMLLAIAPTLGCTPVSANELPERLQAHEAPRPVPAVAFKGQRDEDLTLASFRGRFVVLNIWATWCVPCRKEMPTLDRLQSRFDKKDVVVVALSLDRKGSEVVDKFFREIGVEHLVPYLDPSGRALRELGLVGLPGTLLIDRNGQEIGRLLGEADWSSQTMVEFIKAKAGAATQP